The following proteins are co-located in the Clavibacter capsici genome:
- a CDS encoding ATP/GTP-binding protein, whose protein sequence is MPALDQGSRKVATRRTRKLAADAARAASEAEARPEAPRPTRAERRALRTTARAERRPSPRGWLGRARGETVLVQPAPEWRGTTVQVCGLWPYAVGSSSPISGVPLGLHLDTGATVCADPISWFQSGIISNPSIFALGLPGLGKSTLIRRMCVGGDGMGYLPLVLGDLKPDYVDMVHALDGQVITLGRGRGHLNVLDPGGAIEAAEQLRAAGFEQERQRLIADAHGRRNTMVSALLTILRKQAPDDVEESIIDAALRVLDAEFPGVPVLADLLRVIQDAHPAVRDVAVDRGDLARYQEITRGLEASLISLTRGGRLGEIFAQQTDVAMRHDRPVVYDVSSIDESDTDLQAAVLLACWSQGFGTVNVATALADAGLQPRRHYLIVMDELWRALRVGTGIVDRIDSLTRLNRQRGVGLAMITHTMSDLLALADEQDRMKARGFVERAGMVVAGGLPRAEMSMLTQAVALSHSEQDLVMSWQNPPGWSPDQEPPGRGRFLIKVGGHPGIPVHVELTEEERHINDTNKAWHATESFPEPDETSARPSEQPAKAVDEALEAVEAGAA, encoded by the coding sequence GTGCCCGCGCTTGACCAGGGCTCCCGCAAGGTCGCCACCCGCCGCACCCGCAAGCTGGCGGCCGACGCGGCCCGCGCGGCATCGGAGGCGGAGGCGCGCCCCGAGGCGCCGCGCCCGACGAGGGCCGAGCGCCGCGCCCTCCGCACGACCGCCCGCGCCGAGCGGCGCCCGTCCCCGCGCGGCTGGCTCGGCCGGGCCCGCGGCGAGACCGTGCTCGTGCAGCCGGCGCCCGAGTGGCGCGGCACCACCGTGCAGGTGTGCGGCCTGTGGCCGTACGCCGTGGGATCCAGCAGCCCCATCAGCGGCGTGCCCCTCGGGCTGCACCTCGACACCGGCGCCACCGTCTGCGCCGACCCCATCTCCTGGTTCCAGTCGGGGATCATCTCGAACCCGTCGATCTTCGCCCTGGGCCTCCCCGGCCTCGGCAAGTCGACCCTCATCCGCAGGATGTGCGTCGGCGGCGACGGCATGGGCTACCTGCCGCTCGTGCTCGGCGACCTCAAGCCCGACTACGTCGACATGGTGCACGCGCTCGACGGCCAGGTCATCACGCTCGGCCGCGGCCGCGGGCACCTCAACGTGCTGGATCCGGGCGGCGCGATCGAGGCGGCCGAGCAGCTGCGCGCCGCGGGCTTCGAGCAGGAGCGGCAGCGCCTCATCGCCGACGCGCACGGGCGCCGCAACACGATGGTCTCGGCGCTGCTCACCATCCTCCGCAAGCAGGCGCCCGACGACGTGGAGGAGTCGATCATCGACGCGGCCCTCCGCGTGCTCGACGCGGAGTTCCCGGGCGTGCCCGTGCTCGCCGACCTGCTGCGCGTGATCCAGGACGCCCACCCCGCCGTGCGCGACGTGGCCGTCGACCGCGGCGACCTCGCGCGGTACCAGGAGATCACCCGCGGGCTCGAGGCGAGCCTCATCAGCCTCACGCGCGGCGGCCGGCTGGGCGAGATCTTCGCGCAGCAGACCGACGTGGCCATGCGGCACGACCGGCCGGTGGTCTACGACGTGTCGTCCATCGACGAGTCCGACACCGACCTCCAGGCCGCCGTGCTCCTCGCCTGCTGGTCGCAGGGCTTCGGCACGGTGAACGTCGCGACCGCGCTGGCCGACGCGGGGCTCCAGCCCCGCCGGCACTACCTCATCGTGATGGACGAGCTGTGGCGCGCGCTCCGCGTCGGCACGGGCATCGTCGACCGCATCGACTCGCTCACCCGCCTCAACCGGCAGCGGGGCGTGGGCCTCGCGATGATCACGCACACCATGTCCGACCTGCTGGCGCTCGCCGACGAGCAGGACCGGATGAAGGCGCGCGGCTTCGTCGAGCGCGCCGGCATGGTCGTCGCCGGCGGGCTGCCGCGCGCGGAGATGTCGATGCTCACCCAGGCGGTCGCGCTGTCGCACTCGGAGCAGGACCTCGTCATGTCGTGGCAGAACCCGCCCGGCTGGTCGCCCGACCAGGAGCCGCCGGGGCGCGGGCGGTTCCTCATCAAGGTCGGCGGGCACCCGGGGATCCCCGTGCACGTCGAGCTCACCGAGGAGGAGCGGCACATCAACGACACGAACAAGGCCTGGCACGCGACCGAGTCGTTCCCCGAGCCGGACGAGACGTCGGCCCGCCCGTCCGAGCAGCCCGCGAAGGCCGTCGACGAGGCGCTCGAGGCCGTGGAGGCGGGCGCCGCATGA
- a CDS encoding type IV secretory system conjugative DNA transfer family protein, which produces MRAEQTNRRAEPGRANPGTVIATWAIGIAAGLLASAWAGLAAAHALTGAGAPLPADPLAVAIALKKGEVAWTPLAVVIAVVVAALLTALVVVVARALRGLGRGRTRVDRSARYLASASDLGGLRERAALATAARLGVPGRPGVPLGRDLRGGGMLYASWEDVSIGIAGPRVGKTTSLVVPAILAAPGALVTTSNKPDVVHATRDLRAGVGTTWVFDPQQVAGEEPTWWWDPLSSVVDDQSAAKLAGHFAAGSREADDRGDAFFDAAGKDLLTGLLLAAALDRRPITDVLGWLTDPDEREMVAVLRRGGYPLVADDVESASRTSPRQRDGVYATARKMAACVRSSRVNRWVTPTGGDAAADPRPRLDPDAFVRGTDTLYSLSMEGEGTAAPLVTALTVAIVEAGERLARTQPGGRLATPLLCVLDEAANVCRWKDLPDLYSHLGSRGIPVMSIFQSYAQGVDVFGREGMRKLFSAANEVVYLGGVKEAEWLRELSELIGDYDHETVSSSTTRGVRSTSVQNDRRRILDTSELAELPRGRAVLLASGVRASMIATVPWMDGPEAPVIRASLAAADARAVSGSRAAS; this is translated from the coding sequence ATGAGGGCCGAGCAGACGAACCGCCGCGCCGAGCCGGGGCGCGCGAACCCGGGCACGGTCATCGCGACCTGGGCGATCGGCATCGCGGCCGGGCTCCTCGCGTCGGCGTGGGCGGGGCTCGCCGCGGCGCACGCCCTCACCGGGGCGGGGGCGCCGCTGCCCGCGGATCCGCTCGCCGTCGCCATCGCGCTGAAGAAGGGCGAGGTCGCGTGGACCCCGCTCGCCGTGGTGATCGCCGTGGTCGTCGCCGCCCTGCTCACCGCCCTCGTGGTCGTCGTCGCCCGCGCGCTCCGCGGGCTCGGCCGCGGCCGCACGCGCGTCGACCGCAGCGCCCGCTACCTCGCGTCCGCGTCCGACCTCGGCGGCCTGCGCGAGCGCGCGGCCCTCGCGACGGCGGCGCGCCTCGGCGTCCCGGGCCGCCCGGGCGTGCCGCTCGGCCGCGACCTCCGCGGCGGCGGCATGCTCTACGCGTCGTGGGAGGACGTGTCCATCGGCATCGCCGGCCCGCGCGTGGGCAAGACCACCTCGCTCGTGGTGCCGGCGATCCTCGCGGCGCCCGGCGCGCTCGTCACCACGTCGAACAAGCCCGACGTCGTCCACGCCACCCGCGACCTCCGGGCGGGCGTCGGCACCACGTGGGTGTTCGACCCCCAGCAGGTCGCGGGCGAGGAGCCGACCTGGTGGTGGGATCCGCTCTCCTCCGTCGTCGACGACCAGTCCGCCGCGAAGCTCGCGGGCCACTTCGCCGCCGGATCCCGCGAGGCCGACGACCGCGGCGACGCCTTCTTCGACGCGGCCGGCAAGGACCTCCTCACGGGCCTGCTGCTCGCGGCGGCGCTCGACCGCCGTCCCATCACGGACGTGCTCGGCTGGCTCACGGATCCGGACGAGCGCGAGATGGTGGCCGTGCTCCGCCGGGGCGGCTACCCCCTCGTCGCCGACGACGTGGAGAGCGCGTCGCGCACCTCGCCCCGGCAGCGCGACGGCGTGTACGCGACCGCCCGCAAGATGGCGGCGTGCGTCCGCAGCTCGCGCGTGAACCGCTGGGTCACGCCGACGGGCGGCGACGCGGCCGCGGATCCCCGTCCCCGCCTCGACCCCGACGCCTTCGTGCGCGGCACCGACACCCTCTACTCGCTGTCGATGGAGGGCGAGGGCACGGCGGCTCCCCTGGTGACGGCGCTCACGGTCGCGATCGTCGAGGCCGGCGAGCGCCTCGCGCGCACGCAGCCGGGCGGGCGCCTCGCGACGCCGCTCCTGTGCGTGCTCGACGAGGCCGCGAACGTGTGCCGGTGGAAGGACCTGCCCGACCTGTACTCGCACCTGGGCTCCCGTGGGATCCCGGTCATGTCGATCTTCCAGTCGTACGCGCAGGGCGTCGACGTGTTCGGCCGCGAGGGCATGCGCAAGCTCTTCAGCGCCGCGAACGAGGTCGTGTACCTCGGCGGCGTGAAGGAGGCGGAGTGGCTGCGGGAGCTGTCCGAGCTCATCGGCGACTACGACCACGAGACGGTCTCCAGCTCCACGACCCGCGGCGTCCGGTCCACCAGCGTGCAGAACGACCGGCGGCGGATCCTCGACACCTCCGAGCTCGCGGAGCTGCCCCGGGGCCGCGCCGTCCTGCTCGCGTCCGGGGTGCGCGCCTCCATGATCGCGACCGTGCCCTGGATGGACGGCCCCGAGGCGCCCGTGATCCGCGCCTCCCTCGCCGCCGCCGACGCACGTGCCGTCTCCGGGTCGCGGGCGGCGTCGTGA